One window of the Thamnophis elegans isolate rThaEle1 chromosome 6, rThaEle1.pri, whole genome shotgun sequence genome contains the following:
- the CRYBG3 gene encoding very large A-kinase anchor protein isoform X1, translated as MSGGNTRRRTGSPWHSNLSRLFTRSSSKEQEDQSKVAPELHCTRSVEIKEDESTDVISPRKESSPLPELLKVSVCKNTDFCTEGLNRSTTQEELKKAKSLPSLIHESKANNNNKRSKEGFLQYLGSLFGISSKTSYKEKEPSNFEDGHCKTKKGFSDQDSHQDKGHTEHLKSNILVISNFGTEQKISSKDEDSNLRIKSSPQHLQEPQDQSAETAKKTESELPAHSITYATYRGSARIKELLKKQADLEQETVTRTSISNCLVESKKEEIINTLSSETTKEPDSLLQNGKSETKDDKQNSQENKLLSKMNQKEDVQGDCEHNEVKNKITTLREIKTIKNCIEELESVKCVSLSDKTEINRKLLLEPPALLPNQVSFSYQNIDSARINSENSRLDEKRKALKEIHMQPQSNNATTVCSKKETQLSVFSNTETKEAIQNEFSSYPKVESTNNDHQLLEDKYSWTEDQFRLESVNPSLYMNNYNCGDQVNNGTNSNKDLNTDMTTENHSQLLLHKPAVTEELPLVFKSEMSALSTENGSALHLCSKSGLGNKKTTEPLLLRDLQNNSRISIMASKVIEENVGIPIVELDAVFSNGPEENKANISLLNTEYTHVDSFKTDADNVPQNLEAENDCHPAKRDENKTLIQPLTSLNICSSPLEKQNKLFELENTRHVKDIDMSSLKTIKNDAIKTPIISEKSNSMLRSIRNHVRPPENKELSCLSIISSENECLAHSSLPVKPEKINSPPDNSCSLLPALIHNANIFEDNIHLDTMAKSASHSKDQNFLKDSCFLPDEQEHVLPSARVTTAINSAETDVSEICYSDSVSENSKAVLKSHLFPEFGNNFKSHIIPDTNDRDNTGKKILPHSNETKYLTSSSSMDSESIPIRETFPDFTSDNVHASKSAIPTSSFKDTSDLHSPACETIEAILDKINSLPINSEKYTLKLSSKDKLSSVSSESISDVTYSPPLMASVTYYVETKDSSKIASEMPLNTQQSREIHTTPSGQNSHFLVATPSKIATGMDKQAITALFPKSSNQFFKEPLKNVETGKQLQIKSQNLTLLFKKADEIVDEVLHLAIEEIRSKQTASTCQNNDTTYNESPSFQKDDTIRRMLSESKKIQSGNSSLKPCNVNYITKFSGLKFDNDTQNEKEPLNITDKTDLHNSVLVKPKEITDNVIKTAKQNPAVVPYEEHLSKDFSQNTNIMCYTEASEIPITDAELPIKLPEIIEIPLSLSPVSPVEEQKITVEDVTNVLVPFNFKEESKEVSGEIIPKNVCSSQTVCEEWYDDITKLNSCRDKMNNAKYNNNDDCATNRAIVGDMTSSWTCENQCNLVKGEAVMTYKQLSACSVLTRNVLPFSSNINADGSFSDKYQDEFTYLCSPGHNVENDFQKNEIRKSKAITAEGKEPHEKYYEINSEWGSSKMGNEDIIQQDTKFNALFSISESFLLNNSSDIGFVLGEAVKEPCLIADNVLKEYYLDVDSENENKSPNCFAFPTPEHWEHNSSFNILNEDSLQDENYSFSGEEIMNTLSYPDLSLDDTHKMYETSRFKEDLFPSYDESKQLNEMLGDTCSESFMTVEAKRYRIYPFSLSPIYEDDGSQEDLPSTDISPRNHYSGSPRENQSLSILSLLQSVSEKLKSSNRCNENEQEDKLYEGKNQEEEKETSISNIWQDNKNTEFPKDFSKQLISKEVLHSEETSALSSTFAVHFIQKSDPSMKPFLKDTYSENLPDLSYLVEKGSTLGSRILPADLPSKTTKLLKLVTCQKCPVDRNILKCNPRPGKMIICDFHGNTNKLEIYRDVIDATIWVFSREASIRVVRGCWILYEKPTFQGQKYVLEEGERMLTDILNLHREKAQGNFTIGSIRHIMKDCSIAEIELYSHNSTSHFPICIQAGIANLDELEVENPIISVKAGVWLAYSDTDYKGERTVLEENQGTCKLSATAVKSFRPLKMGGLKVQMPMNTMMIIYESPHFGGWCKKLSENTDCIPILFEDSDTFQGIGSIRVIGGIWVAYDKERYKGQQYLLEEGEYEHWQSWGGVSNVLLSVRFLQANFMESKVTLFETDEENGKVLDAVNQEIPDLEWAGFGLVTRSVNVKSGVWVAYQQKYFCGEQYILEKGKYKCFLDWGGTSETIMSIRPIKLEPLGDHQPIHWIKAFDNIHFQGSCIDFTTEAADFTSFIPLSFKVLRGCWLLYYQGETAVEQCVLEEDLYPDLASCGCSATKVKSLKPVHHVFAEPMISLFALENCEGKELHLQEATSSILNKDFHFLTQSIWVKSGIWIAYEGCNFLGKQFLLESSKISNWTQFSGWTAIGSLRPIKQPAVYFRIKNRSQEKYLTVAGTLMDGRATSVCLFPQNGKNTQIWHYSRGLIKSKVNDACLDVIGGRDIPGAKVALWAEHGKPRQKWTCNKDGTITSYLSDQLVLDIKGGDYYDRNHIIVNQLNISECTQKWNFEIL; from the exons tGTTGAAATTAAGGAAGATGAATCTACGGATGTGATTTCTCCAAGAAAAGAAAGCAGTCCTCTTCCAGAATTATTAAAG GTTTCAGTCTGTAAAAATACAGATTTCTGTACAGAAGGCTTGAATAGATCTACCACTCAAGAGGaattaaagaaagcaaaaagtcTTCCTAGTTTGATTCATGAAAGCAAggcaaacaataacaataaacggTCTAAAGAAGGATTTTTGCAATATCTTGGGAGTTTATTTGGTATTTCTTCTAAAACATCATACAAAGAAAAAGAGCCTTCTAATTTTGAAGATGGACATTGCAAAACTAAAAAAGGCTTTTCAGATCAAGATAGCCATCAAGACAAAGGACATACTGAGCATCTCAAATCAAATATACTTGTCATTTCAAATTTTGGAACTGAACAGAAAATATCAAGCAAAGATGAAGACAGTAATTTAAGAATTAAATCTAGTCCACAACATTTACAGGAACCTCAGGATCAATCTGCTGAAACAGCCAA AAAAACAGAAAGTGAACTCCCAGCACATTCAATTACTTATGCAACCTACCGAGGTTCTGCAAGAATTAAGGAGTTGCTTAAGAAACAAGCAGACTTGGAACAAGAAACAGTAACCAGAACCAGTATTAGCAACTGTCTTGTGGAAAGCAAAAAAGAGGAAATCATAAATACTTTAAGCTCAGAAACTACAAAAGAACCAGACTCATTACTGCAGAATGGAAAATCTGAAACTAAAGATGACAAACAAAATTCACAAGAAAACAAGCTTTTATCTAAAATGAATCAGAAGGAAGATGTTCAGGGTGATTGTGAGCACaatgaagtaaagaacaaaattaCCACTTTGAGAGAAATTAAAACCATCAAAAACTGCATTGAAGAACTTGAGTCTGTAAAATGTGTATCACTTTCAGACAAAACCGAAATTAATAGGAAACTTTTGTTAGAGCCACCAGCATTGCTGCCAAATCAGGTCAGTTTTAGCTACCAAAATATAGATTCTGCAAGAATCAATTCAGAAAACAGTAGATTAGATGAAAAGAGAAAAGCATTAAAAGAAATACACATGCAGCCACAGTCAAACAATGCTACCACTGTTTGttctaaaaaagaaacacaattatCTGTTTTTTCTAACACAGAAACAAAAGAGGCAATACAAAATGAGTTTTCATCTTACCCCAAAGTAGAGTCAACTAATAATGATCATCAATTGTTAGAAGATAAATATTCTTGGACTGAGGATCAGTTCAGATTAGAATCAGTTAATCCATCATTGTACATGAATAACTATAACTGTGGTGATCAAGTAAATAATGGAACAAACAGTAATAAAGATTTAAATACAGATATGACGACTGAAAATCATTCTCAATTGCTTCTCCATAAACCAGCAGTTACAGAAGAATTGCCATTAGTTTTCAAATCAGAAATGTCAGCCCTTTCCACAGAAAATGGGTCTGCCTTGCACTTATGCAGCAAGAGTGGCCTAGGGAATAAAAAAACCACTGAGCCATTATTACTTAGAGATCTACAAAATAATTCTAGGATCTCCATAATGGCTAGCAAAGTAATTGAGGAGAATGTTGGAATACCTATTGTGGAACTTGACGCAGTTTTCTCTAATGGTCCAGAGGAAAATAAGGCCAACATTTCTTTGTTAAATACTGAATATACGCATGTCGACTCCTTCAAAACAGATGCAGATAATGTCCCTCAAAATCTTGAAGCTGAAAATGACTGTCATCCTGCCAagagagatgagaataaaactcTGATCCAACCGTTAACCAGCTTAAATATTTGTTCATCTCCTCTTGAGAAACAAAATAAGCTCTTTGAACTGGAAAACACAAGGCATGTAAAGGACATAGATATGTCATCTCTTAAAACTATAAAAAATGATGCAATTAAAACTCCAATTATTTCTGAGAAAAGCAATTCAATGCTCAGAAGCATAAGAAATCATGTCAGGCCTCCTGAAAATAAAGAACTCTCTTGTCTGTCTATTATTTCTTCTGAAAATGAGTGCTTGGCCCATAGTTCTCTACCTGTGAAACCTGAAAAAATTAACTCACCACCAGATAATTCTTGTTCTCTCTTACCTGCTTTGATCCATAATGCTAATATCTTTGAAGATAACATTCATTTGGATACTATGGCTAAATCTGCATCTCATTCCAAAGATCAGAATTTTTTGAAGGATTCATGTTTTTTGCCTGATGAACAGGAACATGTGTTGCCGTCTGCAAGAGTCACCACTGCAATAAATTCTGCAGAGACAGACGTTAGTGAAATATGCTACTCTGATTCTGTGTCTGAAAATTCTAAAGCTGTCTTAAAGTCACATTTGTTTCCGGAATTTGGAAATAACTTTAAATCCCATATTATCCCTGATACTAATGACAGAGATAACACTGGAAAAAAGATTTTGCCACattcaaatgaaacaaaatatttgaCTAGTTCTTCTTCAATGGATTCTGAATCCATTCCTATAAGAGAGACCTTTCCTGATTTTACATCTGACAATGTACATGCATCTAAATCTGCTATTCCTACAAGTTCTTTTAAAGATACCTCAGACCTTCATTCTCCTGCCTGTGAAACAATAGAGGCTATTTTGGACAAAATCAATTCTCTTCCTataaattctgaaaaatatactttaaaattGTCATCTAAAGATAAATTAAGTAGTGTATCTTCTGAATCAATATCAGATGTTACTTATTCACCTCCATTAATGGCCTCAGTTACCTATTATGTGGAAACTAAAGATTCTTCAAAGATAGCATCAGAAATGCCTCTTAATACCCAGCAGAGCAGAGAAATTCATACAACTCCCTCAGGGCAGAATTCTCATTTCCTTGTGGCTACGCCTTCAAAAATTGCTACTGGAATGGATAAACAAGCAATTACTGCTTTATTTCCTAAATCAAGCAACCAGTTTTTTAAGGAACCATTGAAAAATGTTGAAACAGGAAAGCAACTGCAAATTAAATCTCAAAACTTAACACTTTTGTTTAAAAAGGCTGATGAAATAGTAGATGAAGTtcttcatttagcaatagaagaAATTAGATCAAAACAAACAGCTTCCACCTGTCAAAATAATGACACTACGTATAATGAAAGTCCCAGTTTTCAAAAAGATGATACAATTAGAAGAATGCTGTCAGAATCTAAAAAAATACAGTCAGGGAACTCTTCATTAAAGCCCTGTAATGTGAATTATATCACAAAGTTCTCTGGACTTAAATTTGACAATGATACTCAGAATGAAAAGGAACCATTGAATATCACTGATAAAACTGATTTACACAATTCAGTATTAGTAAAACCAAAAGAAATAACTGACAATGTTATTAAAACAGCCAAACAAAATCCAGCAGTTGTGCCATATGAGGAACATTTAAGTAAGGATTTTTCCCAAAATACAAATATTATGTGTTACACTGAAGCATCAGAGATACCTATAACTGATGCAGAATTACCAATTAAGCTTCCTGAAATAATTGAAATACCATTAAGCCTAAGTCCAGTATCCCCAGTTGAAGAGCAGAAGATAACTGTTGAGGATGTAACAAATGTCTTGGTTCCTTTTAACTTCAAAGAAGAGAGTAAAGAGGTTTCTGGAGAAATTATACCAAAGAATGTATGTTCAAGCCAAACAGTTTGTGAAGAATGGTATGATGACATAACTAAACTAAATTCTTGTCGTGACAAAATGAATAATGCCAAATACAATAACAATGATGATTGTGCAACAAATAGGGCAATTGTTGGTGATATGACTAGTAGCTGGACATGTGAGAATCAGTGTAATTTAGTAAAAGGAGAAGCTGTTATGACCTATAAGCAATTGTCAGCATGCTCAGTTTTAACAAGAAACGTGCTACCCTTTAGCTCAAACATTAATGCAGACGGTAGCTTTTCTGATAAATATCAAGATGAATTTACTTATTTATGTTCACCTGGACATAATGTAGAGAATGATTTCCAAAAAAATGAGATAAGAAAAAGCAAAGCTATTACTGCTGAAGGAAAGGAACCACAtgaaaaatattatgaaataaaTAGTGAATGGGGCAGTAGCAAAATGGGAAACGAAGATATAATACAACAAGATACTAAGTTCAATGCCCTTTTTAGTATATCTGAATCATTTCTGTTGAACAACTCATCAGACATTGGTTTTGTCCTTGGAGAAGCAGTAAAGGAACCATGTTTAATAGCAGATAATGTACTTAAGGAATATTATCTGGATGTTGACagtgaaaatgaaaacaaatcccCAAATTGTTTTGCCTTTCCTACACCAGAACATTGGGAACACAATTCTTCCTTTAATATTTTGAATGAAGATAGTCTTCAAGATGAAAATTATTCATTTTCAGGAGAAGAAATAATGAATACCTTATCTTATCCTGATTTATCCTTAGATGACACTCATAAGATGTATGAAACGTCCAGATTCAAAGAGGACCTCTTTCCTTCTTATGATGAAAGCAAGCAGTTGAATGAGATGCTGGGTGATACTTGTTCAGAATCTTTCATGACTGTGGAAGCAAAGCGATATAGGATTTACCCCTTTTCTTTGTCTCCTATATATGAAGATGATGGTTCCCAAGAGGACTTGCCTTCTACTGATATTTCACCAAGAAATCACTATAGTGGATCACCAAGAGAAAACCAATCTTTATCTATCTTATCACTTTTGCAATCAGTATCTGAAAAGTTGAAGTCTAGTAATCGTTGTAATGAAAATGAACAAGAAGACAAACTTTATGAAGGAAAAAatcaagaggaagaaaaagaaacctcTATTTCCAATATTTGGCAAGACAATAAAAATACTGAATTCCCAAAAGACTTTTCTAAACAACTTATTTCTAAGGAAGTACTTCATTCAGAAGAGACCTCAGCTTTGAGTTCAACGTTTGCAGTTCATTTTATTCAAAAATCTGACCCTAGCATGAAGCCTTTTTTAAAGGATACATATTCTGAAAATCTGCCTGACTTAAGTTATTTAGTTGAAAAAGGAAGTACGCTTGGAAGCAGGATCTTGCCAGCTGATCTTCCATCTAAAACTACAAAGCTGCTGAAATTGGTAACCTGTCAAAAG TGTCCTGTTGATAGGAACATACTCAAGTGCAATCCAAGACCAGGAAAA ATGATTATTTGTGATTTTCATGGGAACACAAATAAACTAGAAATTTATCGTGATGTGATAGATGCTACCATCTGGGTGTTTTCAAGAGAAGCATCAATCAGAGTTGTTAGAGGATG CTGGATTTTATATGAGAAACCAACATTTCAAGGTCAGAAATATGTtctagaagaaggagaaaggatgcTGACTGACATCTTGAATCTTCACAGAGAGAAAGCTCAAGGAAATTTCACAATTGGTTCCATCAGACATATAATGAAG GATTGTAGTATTGCTGAAATTGAACTTTACTCACACAATAGTACAAGTCATTTTCCAATCTGCATTCAGGCTGGCATAGCTAATTTAGATGAGTTGGAAGTTGAAAATCCGATCATCTCTGTGAAAGCAGGAGT ATGGCTTGCTTATTCAGATACTGATTACAAAGGAGAAAGAACAGTATTAGAAGAAAATCAAGGCACATGTAAACTTTCAGCCACTGCTGTAAAATCTTTTCGACCATTGAAAATG GGTGGCCTAAAGGTGCAGATGCCTATGAATACTATG ATGATAATATATGAAAGTCCACACTTTGGAGGATGGTGTAAAAAACTGTCTGAGAATACTGATTGCATTCCAATACTTTTTGAAGATTCTGATACTTTCCAGGGAATTGGATCAATACGTGTCATTGGTGGAAT ATGGGTTGCTTACGACAAGGAACGATATAAAGGCCAGCAATATTTGTTAGAGGAGGGAGAATATGAACATTGGCAATCATGGGGTGGAGTCAGCAATGTTTTGCTCTCGGTTAGATTTTTGCAAGCC AATTTTATGGAATCCAAAGTAACACTTTTCGAAACTGATGAGGAAAATGGGAAAGTATTGGATGCTGTAAATCAAGAAATTCCTGATTTGGAATGGGCAGGATTTGGCCTAGTGACAAGATCAGTTAATGTGAAAAGTGGAGT GTGGGTTGCTTATCAACAGAAGTATTTCTGTGGAGAACAATACATATTGGAGAAAGGAAAATATAAGTGTTTTTTGGACTGGGGTGGCACTAGTGAAACTATTATGTCAATTCGCCCCATTAAATTG gAACCATTGGGAGATCATCAACCCATACACTGG ATCAAAGCTTTTGATAATATACACTTCCAGGGatcatgcattgattttacaacAGAAGCTGCTGATTTTACATCATTCATACCACTCTCATTTAAAGTTTTACGGGGATG TTGGTTGCTTTATTATCAGGGAGAAACTGCTGTTGAACAGTGTGTGCTAGAAGAAGACCTCTATCCTGACCTTGCTTCCTGTGGGTGTTCAGCAACTAAAGTCAAGTCCCTTAAGCCTGTTCATCAT gtttTTGCTGAGCCAATGATCAGCCTTTTTGCACTAGAGAATTGTGAAGGCAAAGAGCTGCACTTGCAAGAAGCTACCAGTTCAATTCTGAATAAAGATTTTCACTTTCTTACTCAGTCAATATGGGTAAAAAGTGGCAT